DNA from Gemmatimonadaceae bacterium:
GGATCATCTCGTGGCCGGAACCTGGCTGCGCCCCGACACGCGGCGTTTCTGCGAACAGGCCCTGCCGGCGCTGGGGGTACAGGTCACCTTTGTCGATCCGCTCGAGGGGCGCGCGTGGCGCCGGGGGCTCACGAAAACCACCCGGGCGCTCTTTGTGGAGACGCCGGTCCTGGCCACCACGCGGGTGGTGGACCTTCGCGCTCCCCGTATGCTGGCGCAGGAGCTCGGGCTCGCGCTCATCGTGGACGCCACGGCGGCCACGCCCATCAACTGCACGCCGATCGCGCTGGGCGCCGACGTCGTGATTCACGATGCGCGCCACCTGCTGGCCGGTGATGATCGTGCCGAGATCGGCGTGGCCTGCGGGACGGAGTCGCTCATCGACGAGGTCCGGGCGCAGATGCAGCTGTGGGGGGCGGTGCCACACCCGTCGGCCGTGGCGACCCTCGCGCAAGGCGTGAGCACCCTCGATGTCCGCATCCGTCGTCAGAATGCGAATGCGCAGGCGGTGGCGGAATGGGCGACGCACTCCCCCGCCGTGTCGTCGGTCCTGTGGCCGGGATCGGCCACCCACCCCGATCACGCGCTCGCCGCCGAGCAACTGCACGGCTTCGGCTCCACGGTGGTGCTGACCCTCACCGATGCCGATCTCGCGCGGCGCGCCGTCGGGGCGCCCGAGAGCAACGGCGATGGCGCACTCACAACGCACATCGTGGCCGGCGAGACGCCGACGCAGATCCGCGTGGTCGTCGGTGTGGAATCGGCCGATGCGGCGCTGGCGTGGCTCGCCACGCGCCTCCCCTGATCGCCTTTCAGATCACGGCATGTCTGGCATTCTTCGCGTCTCCAACGTTTCCAAGGACTACCCGCGCTCGGGCCATGCCCTGCGCAACGTGTCCTTCGAGATGAACAAGGGGGAGTTTGTCTTTCTCGTGGGCCACAGCGGCGCGGGGAAGACGACGCTGCTCCGCATGCTCTCCATGGAGGAGCGCCCGTCGAGCGGCGAAGTGCGCGTCTCCGGCTACTCCAGCGCCTCCATCAAGAAGCGCGAGATCCCCCACCTGCGCCGCCGGCTGGGAATCGTATTCCAGGACTTCCGGCTGCTCCCCGATCGCACCGCCGAACAGAACGTTGCGTTCGCGCTCGAAGTCACCGGCGCGTCGCACGGACAGATCGGCAACAAGGTGGCGCGACTCCTCACGCAGGTGGGGCTGGCCTCCAAGGCCACCGCGTATCCGCACGAACTCTCTGGCGGTGAGCAGCAGCGGGTGGCAATCGCCCGGGCGCTCGCCAACGACCCCTTCCTGCTCCTCGCCGACGAACCCACCGGCAATCTCGATGACCGGGCGACACACGCCATCTACCTCCTGCTCCGCGAAATCAATGCGCGCGGCACGGCCGTGCTGATGGCGTCGCACGACATCAGCATGATTGAGCGCTCGGGGCAGCGGTTCATCGAACTCGACAAGGGCGAGCTGGTCTTCGACGGGACCGACGTGGCGCGCCTGAAGGCCGACATGCGGGCCAAGCGATGAAGCGGGAGCCCCGGTCATGAGACTTGCCTTCCGCGAGCTGCTGCTCGCCTTCAAGCGCGCGCCGCTGTTGTCGCTGCTGGGCGTCGTCACCATCGGCTTTTCGCTGTTCGCCTTCGGGCTGTTCGGGCTGGTGGCGCTCAACATTCAGAGCGCGCTCCGCAGCGTGGAAGATCGCGTCGAGATTCGCGCCTTCCTGATGGATGGCACCAAGGATGCCCAGGTCGACGAGTTGATGCGCGGCGTGGCCAAGGTGCCCGAAGTCGCCGACATCGGCTATGTCACCCCCGACTCGGCGCTGATTCGCGCCAAATCCGAACTCGAAGAGTTCCGCGACGTGATGGACGGCGCCATGCTCCCGGCCTCGGTGGAGATCCGGCTGCGCGAGGGAAAGCGTGACCCGGCCACCGTGCAGGCGGTGTCGCGCCGGCTGCAGACGTATCCGATCGTGGAAGAAGTACGCTACGGCCGCGAGTGGGTGGAAAAGCTGTACAAGATCCGCACCGTGGCCGGCATTGCCGCGACCGTGCTGGGGAGTGTGTTCGCGTTCGTGGCGGTGATCATCATTGGCTCCACCATTCGCATGTCGATCCTGGCGCGCACGCGCGAGATCGAGATCATGCGGCTGGTCGGGGCCACCAACTGGTTCGTGCGGCTGCCGTATCTGCTCGACGGGCTCTTCAAGGGGATCGCCGGTGGCATACTGGCGGTGGGTCTGACCTACGTGACCAGCCAGCTCGTGACCCGCCTGCTCATGAAGGCCGAGTTCTTCCACGCGAACCAGATCGCGCTGGGGATCTTGGCCGGCGGCGTGCTGGGCTTCATCGGCAGCTGGCTGTCGGTCGGACGCCACCTGCGTCAGGTCTGGCGCGACGCATGATGGGGCGGCGGTACTGGCGGTTGTGCTGCCGTGCCCTGCTCTGTGCGCTGCCGGTGACGGCCCGCGCCCAGGCCGGTGGTGCCCAGCCCCCCGCGCAGACCGCCGAGCAGCGCCTGCGGGCGCAGCAGGATGAACTGGCGCGTCTTCGCCGCGAGCGCAGCGATCTTGAAGAAAAGATGAACGAGCTCCAGCGGAGCGCGCGCACCCTGGCCGATGAGGTGAACAACCTCGAGGCGCAGCGCCAGACGACGCGCCGGCTCGTGCAGGCCCTCGATCAGCAGCTCGAAACGATCAATGACGAAGTGGCGCGCGCCGGCAAGGGGCTGGTCCAGGCTGAGCAGGAGCTCACCGACAAGCGCTCGGGGCTCCAGCGGCGCATGGTGGAGATCTACAAGCGCGGCAGCCTGTACGATGTGGAAGCCATGCTCTCCGCGCAGAGCTTTGCCAACCTGGTGGCGCGCTACAAGTACCTGCACGAGTTGGCGCTCCACGACCGCGGCATGGTGCGGCGCGTGGAGGGGCTGCGCGACAAGATCATCAAGCAGCGCCTGCTGCTCGTGCAGCTGCAGGACGAAGTCGAGCGCAACCGCCAGGAGAAGGCGCGCGAAGCGAGTCGGCTGGCCAACCTCGAGAACCGGCGGCAGGCGAGCCTCACGCAGGTGCAGCGGAGCGCCGCCCAAACACGCGAGCGGCTGCAGCAGCTGGCGCGCGACGAATCCCGCATTGCGAGCGTGCTGGCGAATCTCGAAACGGCCCGTCGCCGCGCCGAGATGACGCCCAATGCGCGCCCGGCCGCGCCCAGTACGATTCGGACCAGTGACCTGGGCAAGCTCGATTGGCCGGTGGACGGGGGCGTGCTCTATCGCTTCGGGCGCGTGATCAACCCGAACAACACCACGACGCGCTGGAACGGCATGGGGATCAGCGCCAACACGGGCACGCCGGTGCGCTCCATCGCCGCCGGTGAGGTGGTGCTGGCCGACAACGTGGGCACCTACGGCCCCACCGTGATCGTGCAACACGGCGGCGGCGACTACTCGGTGTACGGCTCGCTCGCCCGGATCGACGTGAAGAAGGGGCAGCAGATCGCCAAGGGCGCGGTGGTGGGCACCGTGGGCGCGACCGACCCCGACTTGCCGCCGCATCTCCACTTCGAGATCCGCCCCAAGGGGCGCGCCGTCGATCCGCTCGAGTGGCTGCGGGCGCAGCGGTAGCCTTCAGGCCCTTCGTGGCCCTTTGCCGGTCGTTCAGTAGTTTTCGCGCATGCCTGCCAAGAAAGCCGCACCCAAGCCCGCCGCCAAGAAGCCGTCCACCCGCAAAGCCCCCAGCCCCAAGGCG
Protein-coding regions in this window:
- a CDS encoding PLP-dependent aspartate aminotransferase family protein, with amino-acid sequence MPETLSRRLAALEGAESALVLASGMAATACTMLALLRSGDHLVAGTWLRPDTRRFCEQALPALGVQVTFVDPLEGRAWRRGLTKTTRALFVETPVLATTRVVDLRAPRMLAQELGLALIVDATAATPINCTPIALGADVVIHDARHLLAGDDRAEIGVACGTESLIDEVRAQMQLWGAVPHPSAVATLAQGVSTLDVRIRRQNANAQAVAEWATHSPAVSSVLWPGSATHPDHALAAEQLHGFGSTVVLTLTDADLARRAVGAPESNGDGALTTHIVAGETPTQIRVVVGVESADAALAWLATRLP
- the ftsE gene encoding cell division ATP-binding protein FtsE, with translation MSGILRVSNVSKDYPRSGHALRNVSFEMNKGEFVFLVGHSGAGKTTLLRMLSMEERPSSGEVRVSGYSSASIKKREIPHLRRRLGIVFQDFRLLPDRTAEQNVAFALEVTGASHGQIGNKVARLLTQVGLASKATAYPHELSGGEQQRVAIARALANDPFLLLADEPTGNLDDRATHAIYLLLREINARGTAVLMASHDISMIERSGQRFIELDKGELVFDGTDVARLKADMRAKR
- a CDS encoding peptidoglycan DD-metalloendopeptidase family protein → MMGRRYWRLCCRALLCALPVTARAQAGGAQPPAQTAEQRLRAQQDELARLRRERSDLEEKMNELQRSARTLADEVNNLEAQRQTTRRLVQALDQQLETINDEVARAGKGLVQAEQELTDKRSGLQRRMVEIYKRGSLYDVEAMLSAQSFANLVARYKYLHELALHDRGMVRRVEGLRDKIIKQRLLLVQLQDEVERNRQEKAREASRLANLENRRQASLTQVQRSAAQTRERLQQLARDESRIASVLANLETARRRAEMTPNARPAAPSTIRTSDLGKLDWPVDGGVLYRFGRVINPNNTTTRWNGMGISANTGTPVRSIAAGEVVLADNVGTYGPTVIVQHGGGDYSVYGSLARIDVKKGQQIAKGAVVGTVGATDPDLPPHLHFEIRPKGRAVDPLEWLRAQR
- a CDS encoding ABC transporter permease; amino-acid sequence: MRLAFRELLLAFKRAPLLSLLGVVTIGFSLFAFGLFGLVALNIQSALRSVEDRVEIRAFLMDGTKDAQVDELMRGVAKVPEVADIGYVTPDSALIRAKSELEEFRDVMDGAMLPASVEIRLREGKRDPATVQAVSRRLQTYPIVEEVRYGREWVEKLYKIRTVAGIAATVLGSVFAFVAVIIIGSTIRMSILARTREIEIMRLVGATNWFVRLPYLLDGLFKGIAGGILAVGLTYVTSQLVTRLLMKAEFFHANQIALGILAGGVLGFIGSWLSVGRHLRQVWRDA